From Mya arenaria isolate MELC-2E11 chromosome 12, ASM2691426v1, the proteins below share one genomic window:
- the LOC128210622 gene encoding uncharacterized protein LOC128210622 translates to MIFSPSIMPPSVIDDSLAVTIEARTRGQRTNKLFCLLHRGRITSSNFGRVVAAGKSPNHLFADILNGSSLNKFVLHNVTGLPWCDFVEWTGAKKNNSCVQRINFDATFVSDMLRKLNGFYNNFIKTSA, encoded by the exons ATGATATTCTCACCAAGCATCA TGCCACCGAGTGTCATTGATGACTCTCTAGCGGTCACCATTGAAGCTAGGACAAGGGGGCAGAGAACAAACAAACTGTTTTGCTTGCTTCACAGAGGGAGAATTACAAGTTCAAACTTTGGCCGCGTAGTGGCTGCTGGAAAGTCCCCAAATCACCTTTTCGCAGATATACTAAATGGATCATCGCTTAACAAGTTTGTGTTGCATAATG TGACAGGCCTTCCATGGTGTGACTTTGTTGAGTGGACTGGTGCTAAAAAGAACAATTCATGTGTCCAGAGAATTAACTTTGATGCCACCTTTGTTTCTGACATGTTGAGAAAACTAAACGGCTTTTACAATAACTTCATAAAGACATCAGCATAA
- the LOC128212509 gene encoding uncharacterized protein LOC128212509, producing MFVLNVLLMVLSGCSILGLTRCQKQMQLLVTKQRTYYGGTCQLDEADTFLHTGPEKSSNAETILTIWGTLNDLLGIIDFNEGRLNSSKISQDKLLEIGQEIISEITNRIDVATEHIWTEIQLSLKLTPIYDISFAVKSILTDVGFYVKVNGREKDYYRSILVEPDPHIIIQLRRLAPRLEEKNTNNGKTLLQCIADDNRCNITAINKFRDFYITQIENALLIETVKKKLRFGNITLDVEKRFWRKQIERVKVAFAIQIKRCEGDFPRLMKEDILVYDTPEALLQATSARYAWKCDVFFLKNTNQQLFIQGETEFLFMTEANGTRKAVVCAKTASGNGFGAIRASRNTSSTNSSLKIPIVCIKIRYRKYVGLDKLHAGNLLWASSTDEVAGGYMETTFFFDRKSTECFVHTELFQASYSGDIWFQISVLVIMTCLKFAF from the exons ATGTTTGTGTTGAATgtgttgttgatggtgttgtcaGGCTGCAGCATATTGGGATTAACTAGATGTCAGAAACAAATGCAACTTCTTGTTACCAAACAGAGAACATATTATGGTGGTACATGCCAATTAGATGAAGCAGATACATTTCTTCATACAGGACCTGAGAAAAGCAGCAATGCCGAAACAATATTAACTATATGGGGAACATTGAATGATTTATTGGGAATCATAGATTTTAATGAAGGTCGACTGAACTCAAGTAAGATATCACAAGATAAACTACTAGAGATAGGTCAAGAAATTATCTCTGAAATAACCAACAGAATTGACGTAGCAACTGAACATATTTGGACCGAAATTCagttaagtttaaaattaacaccaatatatgatatatcatttgcTGTTAAAAGTATTCTAACAGATGTAGGGTTTTATGTTAAGGTAAATGGAAGGGAGAAGGATTACTACAGAAGTATTTTGGTTGAACCTGACCCGCATATAATAATCCAGCTACGCAGGTTAGCGCCACgacttgaagaaaaaaatacaaataatgggAAGACGTTACTACAATGTATTGCAGATGACAACCGGTGTAATATAACAGCGATTAATAAATTTCGTGATTTTTATATAACCCAAATTGAAAATGCCTTGCTGATTGAGACTGTTAAGAAAAAACTGAGGTTTGGAAACATTACTCTCGATGTTGAAAAAAGGTTTTGGAGAAAACAAATAGAAAGAGTTAAAGTTGCTTTTGCTATACAAATCAAACGGTGTGAAGGTGATTTTCCTAGACTTATGAAAGAAGATATTCTGGTTTACGATACTCCTGAAGCATTGCTTCAAGCTACAAGCGCACGATATGCCTGGAAATGTGATGTATTTTTTCTGAAGAACACAAATCAACAGCTCTTTATTCAAGGGGAAACAGAGTTTTTGTTTATGACAGAAGCAAATGGTACGCGAAAAGCCGTCGTATGCGCCAAAACCGCAAGCGGAAACGGGTTTGGGGCAATCAGAGCGAGCAGAAACACTTCCAGCACCAACAGTTCCTTGAAAATCCCTATCGTCTGCATCAAAATAAGATATCGTAAATATGTTGGCCTTGACAAACTGCATGcag GTAATCTATTATGGGCGAGTTCAACTGACGAAGTGGCTGGTGGATATATGGAGACAACCTTCTTCTTCGACAGAAAATCTACAGAATGTTTTGTGCATACCGAACTTTTCCAGGCATCATACTCGGGAGACATTTGGTTTCAAATTTCGGTTTTGGTTATAATGACTTGCTTGAAATTTGCATTCTAA